TCCCATCAAAGCGAAACAAATTGAGGATTTAGAGAACGTTAATTTGGATGTTAATAAGAATAGTATTGACGCTTCATTGACTTCAAAAGATACCGTGGATAATTCGGCCCTTAAAAAATTAAAAGAAGAGGTAAAATTTGCTACGATTCCTATCGATTGGAATAAAATTGTTCGTAACCCGAATAACCGTACCAATATTACTTTATTGCCTGGCGATGAGATTGAAGTAGTGGAGTTTAGCGAGAGTGTAAAAGTAACAGGAAGCGTATTGTTAACTTCGGAAATCCCATACAACAGTGGAAGGGGATTGAACTATTATTTAAGTTCAGTAGGTGGTACCGATGCCAAAGCTTGGAAAAGAAAGGCCTATGTAATTTATCCTAATGGACAAGCGGCTGTAACGGGTTCCTTCTTGTTTTTCAAATCCTATCCAAAAGTAACCCCAGGTTCTCAAATTGTAGTACCTGAAAAACCATTGACTAAGAAAATGTCAACTGGCGAATGGGTGAGTATTGGTAGTGTGATGTCAAGCTTGGCCTTGTTGATTGTAACAGCGTTTAAGTAAGATTACCAATTTACGAAGTACGATATTTGATTTACGAAGTTTAACTAATACTACCAAAGATTGCTTCACATCGTTCGAAATAGCCAACAACTAACAACCGATAACTGACAACAAAGATGACTTATAGTCTCCAGCCCTTTATCAATAAAGAAAAATGCATTTCCGTAACTGGATTAGGTTATGTGGGCTTGCCTTTGGCTTTAGAGTTGGCGAAACAGTTCAAGGTCATAGGATTTGATATCAATCAGGAGCGCATTGCCTTAATGCAACAAGGGATTGATCCTTCTAAAGAATTGGACAGTACCGCTTTTGAAGGTTGCGATATTCGCTTTACAGCTGATGTTTCCGATTTACAACAAGCGCATTTTCATATCATTGGCGTACCCACGGATATTGATTCCAATAAGGTACCGAACTTAAATCCGCTATTAGGAGCGACTAAAAGTGTGGCTTCGGCTTTGAAAAAAGGGGATGTAGTAGTCTACGAATCGACGGTCTATCCTGGTTGTACCGAGGACGATTGTTTGCCTATTTTGGAATCCATTTCAGGGTTGCAAGGGGGAAAAGATTTTAAATACGGATACAGTCCGGAACGGATTGTCCCAGGAGATAAGGTGCGTACTTTGACCACCATTTTAAAAATTGTATCAGGAAATGATGCTGAAGCCTTAGAATTGATCGCTGGAATATACGGCAGTATTATCAAAGCTGGATTGCATCGTGCGGAATCCATCAAAGTGGCCGAGGCCGCTAAGGTGATTGAAAATACCCAACGCGATATCAATATTTCGTTAATGAATGAACTGGCAATTATTTTTGATAAAATGGGGATAGATACCCAAGCGGTGCTAGCTGCAGCAGGAACCAAATGGAATTTTCATCAGTACCAGCCCGGTTTGGTGGGTGGGCATTGCATTAGTGTTGATCCGTTTTATTTGATGCACAAAGCCAAAATGATCGGCATTGAGCCACAGGTTATTGCGGCAGGCCGACGTGTGAATGATTTCATCCCGTCGTTTATTGCCAAACGCATTGTACAATCCTTAATTGAACAAGATAAAAATCCAGGAAAATCAAGAGTATTGGTCATGGGCATCACCTTCAAAGAAGAGGTATCCGACATTCGCAATTCGAAAGTAGTCGATTTAATACAAGAATTAGAAGACTATTCGATTGCGGTGGATGTGATTGATCCTTTTGGCAGTCCAGCCGAATTAGAGCACGAATAC
This sequence is a window from Flavobacterium ammoniigenes. Protein-coding genes within it:
- a CDS encoding nucleotide sugar dehydrogenase, producing MTYSLQPFINKEKCISVTGLGYVGLPLALELAKQFKVIGFDINQERIALMQQGIDPSKELDSTAFEGCDIRFTADVSDLQQAHFHIIGVPTDIDSNKVPNLNPLLGATKSVASALKKGDVVVYESTVYPGCTEDDCLPILESISGLQGGKDFKYGYSPERIVPGDKVRTLTTILKIVSGNDAEALELIAGIYGSIIKAGLHRAESIKVAEAAKVIENTQRDINISLMNELAIIFDKMGIDTQAVLAAAGTKWNFHQYQPGLVGGHCISVDPFYLMHKAKMIGIEPQVIAAGRRVNDFIPSFIAKRIVQSLIEQDKNPGKSRVLVMGITFKEEVSDIRNSKVVDLIQELEDYSIAVDVIDPFGSPAELEHEYNIHLKVAPEGKYDSIVLAVGHQAYRTMQPKELEVLSNGPVYLFDIKGVLKKDDYQNYWRL